A single Methanolobus sp. ZRKC5 DNA region contains:
- a CDS encoding GIY-YIG nuclease family protein, with translation MTIGRTISIYLPDANPQGVKICEFFDSIVKAVSIPRAKLDAGLKRPELEQPGLYFLIGEKDEVGKPKVYVGESEILTVRLNDHHKKKDFWNQAICFVSEKNNLNKAHIKYLENHACEQAKLVNKCTLENSNTPTKSSLTDQDRDFVLRFFDELKIIMATLGHPIFEQTKRSKKNTYFCKSKDADAVGEYTEEGFVVNKGSKSNIEETTSLQPSIRAFRANLVEKGIVKEEDGVYVYQEDFTFSSPSMSASVVLGRAANGWTLWKDKDGKTLDEVVRQKDKEK, from the coding sequence GTGACAATAGGAAGAACAATCTCAATTTATCTGCCAGATGCCAACCCTCAAGGAGTGAAAATATGCGAGTTCTTTGATTCCATTGTCAAAGCTGTTTCCATTCCTCGAGCAAAATTAGACGCTGGCCTAAAAAGACCAGAACTTGAACAGCCAGGATTATACTTCCTAATAGGTGAAAAAGACGAAGTTGGTAAGCCAAAAGTGTATGTTGGTGAATCGGAAATACTAACAGTTCGTTTAAATGATCACCACAAAAAGAAGGATTTTTGGAATCAAGCTATATGTTTTGTTTCAGAGAAAAACAACTTAAACAAAGCCCATATCAAGTATCTTGAAAATCATGCTTGTGAACAGGCTAAGTTAGTCAATAAATGTACTCTTGAAAATAGTAATACCCCCACTAAATCATCTCTAACGGATCAAGATCGGGATTTTGTTTTACGTTTCTTTGATGAATTAAAAATCATAATGGCTACTCTTGGTCATCCTATTTTTGAACAAACAAAACGTAGCAAAAAAAATACATACTTTTGTAAGAGCAAAGATGCAGACGCAGTTGGTGAATATACTGAAGAAGGATTTGTTGTTAATAAGGGATCAAAATCAAATATAGAAGAAACAACGTCTCTTCAACCAAGTATACGGGCATTTAGAGCTAATTTAGTAGAAAAGGGAATTGTAAAGGAAGAAGATGGTGTCTATGTTTACCAAGAAGATTTTACTTTTTCTTCACCATCCATGTCGGCATCAGTTGTACTAGGCAGAGCTGCTAATGGATGGACACTTTGGAAAGATAAAGATGGTAAAACACTCGATGAAGTTGTAAGACAAAAAGATAAAGAAAAATAA